One Fusobacterium ulcerans DNA segment encodes these proteins:
- a CDS encoding thiamine pyrophosphate-dependent enzyme, with the protein MAYNFKKEMEKPERLTGGHRMCAGCGAPVAVRGVLRALKEEDEAVICSATSCLEVSTFLYPYTAWKDSFIHSAFENAAATISGAQTAYKVLKKKGKIDESYKFIAFGGDGGTYDIGFQSLSGAMERGHDMVYVCYDNEAYMNTGIQRSSATPIGADTTTTPIGKESAGKPQGRKDLTDVISAHNVAYVAQTTFIGNFKDLHEKAEKAIYTEGAAFLNILAPCPRGWRYEGEDLMEMCKLAVETCYWPLFEVIDGEWKLSYRPKVKLPVEEFLKKQGRFKHLFKPQNRHIIDRIQKDVDLKWERLLKRCGEELDK; encoded by the coding sequence ATGGCATATAATTTCAAAAAAGAAATGGAAAAACCTGAAAGACTTACTGGAGGACACAGAATGTGTGCAGGGTGTGGAGCACCAGTAGCAGTAAGAGGAGTATTAAGAGCATTAAAAGAGGAAGATGAGGCAGTAATATGCAGTGCAACAAGCTGTCTTGAAGTATCAACTTTCCTTTATCCATATACAGCATGGAAAGATTCATTTATTCACTCAGCATTTGAAAACGCAGCAGCAACAATAAGTGGAGCGCAGACTGCATACAAAGTATTAAAGAAAAAAGGTAAAATAGACGAGTCATATAAATTCATAGCTTTTGGAGGAGACGGAGGAACTTATGACATAGGATTCCAATCACTTTCTGGAGCAATGGAAAGAGGACATGACATGGTTTATGTATGTTACGATAACGAAGCATACATGAATACAGGTATCCAAAGATCATCAGCAACACCTATAGGAGCAGATACAACTACAACTCCAATAGGAAAAGAAAGTGCTGGAAAACCACAAGGAAGAAAAGATCTTACAGATGTAATATCAGCTCACAATGTAGCATATGTTGCACAGACAACATTTATAGGAAACTTTAAAGACCTTCATGAGAAAGCAGAAAAGGCAATCTATACAGAAGGAGCAGCATTCCTAAACATATTAGCACCATGCCCAAGAGGATGGAGATATGAAGGTGAAGACCTAATGGAAATGTGTAAATTAGCAGTAGAAACTTGCTACTGGCCACTATTTGAAGTAATAGATGGAGAATGGAAATTAAGCTACAGACCAAAAGTAAAACTACCTGTAGAAGAGTTCTTAAAGAAACAAGGAAGATTCAAGCATCTATTTAAACCACAAAACAGACACATCATAGATAGAATTCAAAAAGATGTAGATTTGAAATGGGAAAGACTTCTTAAAAGATGTGGAGAAGAATTAGATAAATAG
- the porA gene encoding 2-ketoisovalerate ferredoxin oxidoreductase subunit alpha, whose translation MSIRERMSGNEAIAIAMRQINPDVVPAFPITPSTEIPQYFSQYVADGSVDSEFIPVESEHSAMSAAMGSQAAGARTMTATSSCGLALMWEMLYVVSSARLPVTLACVNRALTGPININADHSDSMGARDAGWIQLYSETNQEAYDNMLQANRIGEHPDVQLPVMVCQDGFITSHAVENIELLEDDKAKAFVGEYNPEDYLLNAKRPTAVGPYDIVSYYMEHKVSQAHAMMNAKKVILEVAAEYEKLTGRKYGLFEEYKLDDAEVAIVVINSTAGTAKAAIEEMRKEGKKVGLLKIRVFRPFPMEEIAQALKNVKMVAVMDKCEGFSAAGGPVFAEVRSALYDCSPRPKMINYVYGLGGRDITVNHIKEIFNTLLAEKDQEVKDTYRHFGVRG comes from the coding sequence ATGAGTATAAGAGAAAGAATGTCAGGAAACGAAGCTATTGCAATAGCAATGAGACAAATAAATCCAGATGTAGTGCCTGCTTTTCCAATCACTCCATCGACAGAAATACCACAATATTTCTCTCAATATGTTGCTGATGGTTCAGTAGACAGTGAATTTATTCCAGTGGAATCAGAGCACAGCGCTATGTCAGCTGCAATGGGATCACAGGCAGCAGGAGCAAGAACTATGACTGCTACTTCATCATGCGGACTTGCATTGATGTGGGAAATGCTTTATGTAGTATCTTCAGCAAGATTACCTGTAACTTTAGCTTGTGTAAACAGAGCCCTTACAGGACCTATCAATATCAATGCAGATCATAGTGACTCTATGGGTGCAAGAGATGCTGGATGGATTCAGCTATATAGTGAAACAAACCAAGAAGCTTATGATAATATGCTTCAAGCTAACAGAATAGGAGAGCATCCAGATGTTCAGCTTCCTGTAATGGTATGTCAAGATGGATTTATCACAAGCCACGCTGTTGAAAATATAGAATTATTAGAAGATGACAAAGCTAAAGCTTTTGTTGGAGAATACAACCCAGAAGATTATCTTCTAAATGCAAAAAGACCTACAGCAGTAGGACCATATGATATCGTTTCTTACTATATGGAACATAAAGTAAGTCAGGCTCATGCTATGATGAATGCTAAAAAAGTAATTCTTGAAGTAGCAGCAGAATATGAAAAACTTACTGGAAGAAAATATGGACTATTTGAAGAATATAAATTGGACGATGCAGAAGTTGCAATAGTAGTTATTAACTCAACTGCTGGAACAGCTAAAGCAGCTATAGAAGAAATGAGAAAAGAAGGTAAAAAAGTTGGACTTCTAAAAATCAGAGTATTCAGACCATTCCCAATGGAAGAAATAGCACAAGCGCTTAAAAATGTAAAAATGGTAGCAGTAATGGATAAATGTGAAGGATTCTCAGCAGCTGGAGGACCAGTTTTTGCAGAGGTAAGATCAGCACTTTATGACTGTAGCCCAAGACCTAAAATGATCAACTATGTATACGGACTTGGAGGAAGAGATATAACTGTAAATCATATAAAAGAGATCTTTAATACTCTATTGGCAGAGAAAGATCAAGAAGTAAAAGATACATATAGACATTTTGGTGTAAGAGGGTAG
- a CDS encoding 4Fe-4S binding protein — protein MKNKAGVPITEDISWRDITPGGVVYEAGSAQHFRTGDWRSMKPVLLRDKCIDCLLCVPCCPDSAIPVKDGKRLDFDMDHCKGCGICVKACPFKAIELIKE, from the coding sequence ATGAAAAATAAAGCTGGTGTACCAATTACTGAAGATATTAGCTGGAGAGATATAACTCCTGGTGGAGTGGTTTATGAAGCTGGAAGTGCTCAGCACTTCAGAACTGGAGACTGGAGATCAATGAAGCCAGTTCTTTTGAGAGATAAATGTATTGACTGTCTTTTATGTGTTCCTTGCTGCCCAGATTCAGCGATACCTGTAAAAGATGGAAAGAGATTAGATTTCGATATGGATCATTGCAAAGGATGTGGAATCTGCGTTAAAGCATGTCCATTCAAAGCAATAGAATTGATAAAAGAGTAG
- a CDS encoding 2-oxoacid:acceptor oxidoreductase family protein, translating into MKEICEIRWHGRGGQGAKTASLLLADAAFSGGMFVQGFPEYGPERMGAPITAYNRISKERVTVHSNIYEPDFVVVVDETLIESVDVTKGLKEDGAIIINSSKPASEFKALLKGYKGRVCTCDARTISEETLGKNFPNTPMLGAVVKVSGVMEEKAFLEAMENSFAHKFASKPEVLKGNMAALVRSMNEVKE; encoded by the coding sequence ATGAAAGAAATTTGTGAAATAAGATGGCATGGAAGAGGTGGGCAAGGAGCAAAAACAGCTTCTCTACTATTGGCAGATGCAGCATTCAGTGGTGGAATGTTCGTTCAAGGGTTCCCAGAGTATGGACCTGAGAGAATGGGTGCTCCTATTACAGCTTACAATCGTATCTCTAAAGAAAGAGTTACTGTTCATTCTAACATTTATGAACCTGATTTCGTAGTTGTTGTTGATGAAACTCTTATCGAAAGTGTAGATGTTACTAAAGGTCTTAAAGAGGATGGAGCTATCATTATCAATAGTTCTAAACCTGCTTCTGAATTTAAAGCTCTTTTAAAAGGATACAAAGGAAGAGTATGTACTTGTGATGCAAGAACTATTTCTGAGGAAACTCTTGGTAAGAACTTCCCTAACACTCCTATGCTTGGAGCAGTAGTAAAAGTAAGTGGAGTTATGGAAGAGAAAGCTTTCCTTGAAGCAATGGAAAACTCTTTTGCGCACAAATTTGCAAGTAAACCAGAAGTACTAAAAGGAAATATGGCTGCATTAGTACGTTCTATGAATGAGGTGAAAGAATAA
- a CDS encoding ABC transporter ATP-binding protein codes for MIEFVDINKNFGEYHIIKNLSMKIEKGKITVIIGSSGCGKTTTLKMINKLIIPTSGKIYIDGEDISQKDTIKLRRNIGYVIQQTGLFPHMTVKENIELIAKIENIDKNKMNMRTRELMKMINLDYEKFSERYPLELSGGQQQRVGVARAFALDPAIILMDEPFSAVDPISRRQLQDELVAIQKKLEKTIVFVTHDIQEAVKIADKICLLNNGEIMQYDTPENIIKNPKNDFVRKFVNG; via the coding sequence ATGATAGAATTCGTTGATATAAATAAAAATTTTGGAGAATATCATATAATCAAAAACCTTTCCATGAAAATAGAAAAAGGAAAAATAACTGTGATAATAGGTTCCAGCGGCTGTGGAAAGACTACAACTTTAAAAATGATAAATAAGCTTATTATTCCTACTTCTGGTAAAATATATATAGATGGAGAGGATATTTCCCAAAAAGATACTATTAAATTAAGAAGAAATATAGGCTATGTAATACAGCAGACAGGACTTTTTCCACATATGACTGTAAAAGAAAATATAGAACTCATAGCTAAAATAGAAAATATAGATAAAAATAAAATGAATATGAGAACAAGAGAGCTTATGAAAATGATAAATCTTGATTATGAAAAATTCTCTGAAAGATATCCTTTGGAACTAAGCGGAGGACAGCAGCAGAGAGTGGGAGTAGCCAGAGCTTTTGCTCTTGATCCAGCTATAATACTTATGGATGAACCCTTTAGTGCAGTTGATCCAATAAGCAGAAGGCAGCTTCAAGATGAACTGGTAGCTATTCAGAAAAAACTTGAGAAAACAATTGTTTTTGTAACTCATGATATTCAGGAGGCAGTAAAAATAGCTGATAAAATATGTCTTTTAAACAATGGAGAGATAATGCAGTATGATACTCCTGAAAATATTATTAAAAATCCTAAAAACGATTTTGTCAGAAAATTTGTAAATGGATAA
- a CDS encoding glycine betaine ABC transporter substrate-binding protein — MEFLEYILKIHREIFFFSCEHIFLSFMSIIMAVVIGIPMGIVITYYQKARKTILGATNVIQAVPSMALFGFLIPLIGIGKLPAIIIVVLYSLLPIVKNTYIGLDGINPLTIEAAEGIGMTKFQILQKVQLPLALPVIMGGVRIAVVTSVGLMTIAAFVGAGGLGYLVFSGIRTINNYQILAGAIPACILALLIDYLTGVLEKAVIPTGIQLNKKRSIFNNRKKKRILAVAMFVGIFLTVIFSGMVTMYKPSSEKVIVMGSKEFTEGEILANVMAVMIEEKTDISVDRRFALGGTQICFNALKSKEIDMYVDYTGTVYGDTLKYPPIQDMEEVYNTVKKDMKEKYNIEVLQQLGFNNTYALAVRKDTAEKYNLKTISDLEKAARNLTLSASLEFLNREDCFVGLNKKYKLDFRKIIGIDGSSKYLALTNKESDVIDVYTTDALLQKLDLVVLEDDRHFFPPYYAIPLVREETIEKYPEIVPIIEELQNVLNDTVISSLNYKVENLGKKPKEAALEFIEEYNLLK, encoded by the coding sequence ATGGAGTTTTTAGAATATATTTTAAAAATACATAGAGAGATCTTCTTCTTTTCCTGTGAACATATATTTCTGTCTTTTATGTCTATTATAATGGCAGTGGTTATAGGGATACCAATGGGAATAGTCATAACTTACTACCAAAAGGCGAGAAAGACAATACTTGGAGCAACAAATGTTATACAGGCAGTACCAAGCATGGCACTTTTTGGTTTTCTTATTCCCCTCATAGGAATAGGAAAACTCCCCGCAATAATAATTGTTGTCCTCTATTCACTTCTTCCAATAGTAAAAAATACATACATAGGCTTAGATGGAATAAATCCTCTCACTATTGAAGCAGCTGAGGGAATAGGAATGACAAAATTTCAGATTTTACAGAAAGTTCAGCTTCCTCTGGCTCTTCCAGTAATAATGGGGGGAGTAAGAATAGCAGTAGTAACTTCTGTGGGACTTATGACTATAGCTGCTTTTGTAGGAGCAGGGGGACTAGGTTATCTGGTATTTTCGGGAATAAGAACAATAAATAATTATCAGATTCTGGCAGGAGCTATACCAGCATGTATACTGGCACTGCTGATAGACTATCTCACTGGAGTTTTAGAGAAAGCAGTTATCCCAACAGGGATTCAGCTTAACAAGAAAAGATCTATTTTTAATAACAGAAAAAAGAAAAGAATACTGGCTGTTGCAATGTTTGTGGGAATATTTCTTACAGTGATTTTTTCAGGAATGGTGACTATGTATAAACCTTCCAGCGAAAAAGTTATTGTCATGGGGAGCAAAGAGTTTACTGAAGGAGAGATACTGGCAAATGTAATGGCTGTAATGATAGAGGAAAAAACAGATATATCTGTTGACAGAAGGTTTGCTTTAGGGGGAACTCAAATATGTTTTAATGCCCTAAAGAGCAAAGAGATAGATATGTATGTTGATTATACAGGAACTGTATATGGAGATACTTTGAAATATCCACCTATTCAGGATATGGAAGAGGTATATAATACAGTGAAAAAAGATATGAAAGAGAAATATAATATAGAAGTTTTACAGCAGCTGGGGTTTAACAATACTTATGCTTTAGCAGTGAGAAAAGATACAGCTGAAAAATATAATCTGAAAACAATAAGCGATCTGGAAAAGGCAGCAAGAAATCTTACTTTGTCAGCAAGCCTTGAGTTTTTAAATAGAGAAGACTGTTTTGTAGGATTAAATAAAAAATATAAACTGGATTTTAGAAAAATAATAGGGATAGATGGAAGTTCTAAATATCTTGCTTTGACAAATAAAGAGAGTGATGTAATAGATGTATATACTACAGATGCTCTTCTTCAAAAGCTTGATCTAGTAGTATTGGAAGATGACAGACATTTCTTTCCTCCATATTATGCCATCCCTCTTGTAAGAGAGGAAACTATAGAAAAGTATCCAGAGATAGTACCTATAATAGAAGAACTACAAAATGTATTAAATGATACAGTGATATCTTCTCTTAATTACAAAGTAGAAAATCTTGGGAAAAAACCAAAGGAAGCAGCATTGGAATTCATAGAAGAGTATAATCTTTTGAAATAG
- a CDS encoding MFS transporter — MNDRFKKIMIVFMIGFATTAMYSLPYMKSVFYDPMREALSLNHKQLGNLLSIYGIVATVSYFPGGWLADKYSAKKLVSFSLISTGILGMWMAMAPSYPILCMIFFLFGITTILTYFAAIIKVIRMLGDSSEQGRLFGLYEGFGGVAGTVLSFGGLYFFSKFENIVEGFKAATIMYSVCSMICGVILFIAIKEREVEKKEQVKFTSLIKAVRMPKAWLISAIIFSAYMVFSSLTYLNPYMTEVFKMSMALVSFVAIGRTYVIKFIASPLAGVIADKIGSSTKCLFGGFILVTITQAVFLITPGNPSLVYVALVNMLVLTILMFAFRGIYFATVDESNIPLNVTGIVVGFVSVIGFLPDAFYYTLVGSWLDKYGNTAYKYVFSLSLACSILGIIASYALLRIVSREKKEEIVNQ; from the coding sequence ATGAACGATAGATTTAAAAAAATTATGATCGTGTTTATGATAGGATTTGCAACAACAGCTATGTATAGCCTACCTTATATGAAATCAGTATTTTATGATCCAATGAGAGAGGCATTAAGTTTGAACCATAAGCAGTTGGGAAATTTATTGAGTATATATGGAATAGTAGCAACAGTTTCATACTTTCCAGGTGGATGGCTTGCTGACAAGTATTCAGCTAAAAAGCTTGTTTCTTTTTCACTGATATCAACGGGAATTTTGGGTATGTGGATGGCAATGGCACCAAGTTATCCTATACTATGTATGATATTCTTCCTTTTTGGAATAACTACTATTCTTACATATTTCGCTGCAATAATTAAAGTAATAAGAATGCTTGGAGACAGTTCAGAGCAAGGAAGATTATTTGGACTTTATGAAGGTTTTGGTGGAGTAGCAGGAACTGTACTTTCATTTGGAGGACTATACTTCTTCTCAAAATTTGAAAACATTGTAGAAGGATTTAAAGCAGCTACTATAATGTATTCAGTTTGTTCAATGATTTGCGGAGTTATACTTTTCATAGCAATAAAAGAAAGAGAAGTAGAAAAGAAAGAACAGGTAAAATTTACAAGTTTGATAAAAGCAGTAAGAATGCCGAAAGCATGGCTTATAAGTGCAATAATCTTCTCAGCGTATATGGTATTCTCAAGTTTGACTTATCTTAACCCATATATGACAGAGGTATTTAAAATGTCTATGGCACTGGTTTCATTCGTTGCTATTGGTAGAACATATGTTATAAAATTCATAGCTTCTCCATTGGCTGGGGTAATAGCAGATAAAATAGGATCTTCAACAAAATGTCTTTTTGGAGGATTCATTTTAGTAACAATAACACAGGCAGTATTTTTAATCACACCAGGAAACCCATCATTAGTATATGTAGCTCTTGTAAATATGCTTGTTCTTACAATATTGATGTTTGCTTTCAGAGGAATTTATTTCGCAACTGTAGACGAGTCAAATATTCCTCTTAATGTAACAGGAATAGTAGTAGGATTTGTATCAGTTATTGGATTCCTTCCAGATGCTTTCTACTATACATTAGTTGGAAGCTGGTTGGATAAATATGGAAATACAGCATATAAATATGTTTTCTCACTTTCATTAGCTTGTAGTATTTTAGGAATAATAGCCTCTTATGCATTGTTAAGAATAGTGAGCAGAGAGAAAAAAGAAGAGATTGTAAATCAATAA
- a CDS encoding trans-sulfuration enzyme family protein, with protein sequence MSIKEMELETKLAHGCHTPDSETRSLTSPIYQTATYGAVSQENFEDLCYNWGHVYARESNPTTDELARTLALIEGCETGVVTSSGMGAVTSMFFSQVKSGDHIICANGMFSHTTLFVKECLMNFGVEADFVDATDYKNIEKCLKPNTKIVYVESPLNPSLRLVDIEKIAKLKEKQDFIFVVDSTFAPNPIQYPTKLGADLVVHSLTKFLNGHGDAIGGAVLGKRELIHKIKWPSMPCFTGACLAPMTAWLILRGIRTLDMRVERHCKNALAIAEFLENHPLVEKVNYPGLKSSPDYELCQKQMNGMGGGMLSFTLKKTGTDEETVAMTKRFINKVKLITIATSLGEGHTLISLYDGGLVRIAVGLEKDSDLIEDLRNALNEMNEGER encoded by the coding sequence ATGTCTATAAAAGAAATGGAATTAGAAACAAAACTAGCTCATGGATGTCATACTCCAGACAGTGAAACAAGATCACTCACTTCACCTATATATCAAACAGCAACATATGGAGCTGTCAGTCAGGAAAATTTTGAGGATCTGTGTTACAACTGGGGGCACGTTTATGCCAGAGAATCAAATCCTACAACTGATGAACTTGCAAGAACTCTTGCCTTAATAGAAGGATGTGAAACTGGGGTAGTAACATCTTCTGGAATGGGAGCAGTAACTTCTATGTTCTTCAGTCAGGTAAAAAGTGGAGATCACATAATTTGTGCAAATGGAATGTTTTCCCACACAACACTTTTTGTAAAAGAATGTCTTATGAATTTTGGGGTAGAAGCTGATTTCGTAGATGCTACAGATTATAAAAATATAGAGAAATGCTTAAAGCCAAATACAAAGATAGTATATGTAGAATCACCATTGAACCCTTCATTGAGATTAGTAGATATAGAAAAGATTGCAAAACTAAAGGAAAAACAAGACTTTATATTTGTAGTTGACTCTACATTTGCTCCAAATCCTATACAATATCCAACAAAATTAGGAGCTGACCTTGTTGTTCACAGTCTTACAAAGTTCCTTAATGGACATGGAGATGCAATAGGAGGAGCAGTTCTTGGAAAAAGAGAACTTATTCATAAAATAAAATGGCCGTCTATGCCTTGTTTTACAGGAGCATGTCTTGCACCAATGACAGCTTGGCTTATCCTTAGAGGAATAAGAACACTGGATATGAGAGTAGAAAGACATTGTAAAAATGCTTTAGCAATAGCTGAATTCTTAGAGAATCATCCACTTGTTGAAAAAGTAAATTATCCAGGGCTAAAATCTAGTCCAGACTATGAATTATGTCAAAAGCAAATGAATGGAATGGGTGGAGGAATGCTTTCATTCACATTGAAAAAGACTGGAACAGATGAAGAAACAGTGGCTATGACAAAAAGATTTATAAATAAAGTAAAATTAATAACTATTGCTACAAGTCTGGGAGAGGGACATACTCTTATATCTCTATATGATGGTGGACTTGTAAGAATAGCAGTAGGACTGGAAAAAGACAGTGATCTGATAGAAGATTTAAGAAATGCATTGAATGAAATGAATGAGGGGGAAAGATAA
- a CDS encoding LytTR family DNA-binding domain-containing protein, translated as MRFLFYGDDLFFYLLKETFTFDIGRVESFENGFAEESILITDNNIFNVENISLENLKKIYIYSDRVETKFLKRYSDFINKMSFHGRDEYIFFEKFFTPEQEKVKLDRKNKVILSDSFKDVIIPMEDIEYFSYDRNQKKSFAVIDGNPYFLKKSLTEIEKFMEDSDFIRIERGIILNIKKVKEIDYKEEYVMTNSGQKIYLGRSILKKISENYFENFYRL; from the coding sequence ATGAGATTTCTATTTTATGGAGATGATTTGTTTTTCTACCTTTTAAAAGAAACTTTTACTTTTGATATTGGAAGAGTGGAAAGTTTTGAAAATGGCTTTGCAGAAGAAAGTATACTTATAACAGATAATAATATTTTTAATGTGGAAAATATATCCCTTGAAAATTTAAAGAAAATATATATTTATTCAGACAGAGTAGAGACGAAATTTTTAAAGAGATACAGTGACTTTATAAATAAGATGTCTTTTCATGGAAGAGACGAGTATATATTTTTTGAGAAATTCTTTACACCAGAGCAGGAAAAAGTGAAGCTGGATAGAAAGAACAAGGTTATATTATCTGACAGCTTTAAAGATGTGATAATTCCTATGGAGGATATTGAATATTTTTCATATGACAGAAATCAAAAAAAATCTTTTGCTGTTATTGATGGAAATCCCTATTTCCTAAAAAAATCACTTACAGAGATAGAAAAATTTATGGAAGATTCTGACTTTATTAGAATTGAAAGAGGTATAATTCTCAATATAAAGAAGGTAAAGGAAATAGATTATAAAGAGGAATATGTAATGACTAATAGTGGACAGAAGATATATCTGGGAAGAAGTATCCTCAAAAAAATAAGTGAAAATTACTTTGAGAATTTTTACAGATTATAA
- a CDS encoding flavodoxin: MKTGIFYGSTTGVTQDISERVGKLLNADVMPASDIDKIKDYDLAILATSTWGMGDLQDDWFDPLDKLKTMDLAGKKIAFIGVGDQEGFGDTFVDGIGIIYDEIKGKGITLVGKTSTDGYSFSDSKGADDGEFLGLVIDENNQSNLTDERIAAWVEKLK; encoded by the coding sequence ATGAAAACTGGAATTTTTTATGGAAGCACAACTGGAGTTACTCAAGATATTTCTGAAAGAGTAGGTAAACTATTAAATGCAGATGTTATGCCAGCATCTGATATTGATAAAATAAAAGATTATGATCTAGCTATCCTTGCTACATCTACATGGGGTATGGGAGATCTTCAAGATGACTGGTTTGATCCTCTTGATAAATTAAAAACAATGGATCTTGCTGGAAAGAAAATAGCTTTCATAGGAGTAGGAGACCAAGAAGGATTTGGAGATACTTTTGTTGACGGAATAGGAATAATCTATGATGAAATAAAAGGTAAGGGAATCACTCTTGTAGGAAAAACTTCTACTGATGGATATTCATTCTCAGATTCAAAAGGTGCAGATGATGGCGAGTTCTTAGGACTTGTTATTGATGAAAATAATCAAAGCAACCTTACTGATGAAAGAATAGCTGCATGGGTTGAAAAATTAAAATAA
- a CDS encoding Hint domain-containing protein: MCLEENTRIFMADGSQKPIREIRIGEEVMSDSGKTQRVMNVWQGREEHMMCIELKNGSKITLTKNHPVKTVSEVKKADEINEDDEILVAYGEKYKIASISCIEYNGRVYNLDISGNFMIAEGIAVGDFGIQNRR; encoded by the coding sequence ATGTGCTTAGAAGAAAATACTAGAATATTTATGGCTGATGGATCACAAAAACCTATTAGGGAGATAAGAATAGGAGAAGAAGTAATGAGTGATTCTGGCAAAACTCAAAGAGTAATGAATGTATGGCAGGGAAGGGAGGAACATATGATGTGTATAGAACTGAAAAATGGTTCAAAAATTACACTTACTAAAAACCACCCTGTAAAAACTGTATCAGAAGTAAAAAAAGCAGATGAAATAAATGAAGATGATGAAATATTAGTTGCTTATGGAGAAAAATATAAAATTGCTTCAATAAGCTGCATTGAGTACAATGGAAGAGTATATAATTTAGATATTTCTGGAAATTTCATGATAGCTGAAGGAATAGCAGTTGGAGATTTTGGCATACAAAATAGAAGATAA
- a CDS encoding MerR family transcriptional regulator, whose translation MKKLYKIGEISKLYNISSDILRHYEKIGLIIPDARDENGYRYYSQKQIWKLNNIRNLRNLGVGLKEITDFMEDRSLIKTKEVIDFQLIKIEEKLKRLSELKKELEDKKKNIEYFEDFQEYEKPVLREINKRYILYKKGNFHEEWEIDFELKKLKKKLPDDNDFIFTESEVGTTILKENWENNKYLDYSSTFVITADKTENIIEGGMYLTFVFKGSYEKVREHYTFLKKYIKENNLTVTGDIIEIYHIEIHITDNINEYVTEIQIPVKK comes from the coding sequence ATGAAGAAACTATATAAGATTGGAGAGATAAGCAAACTGTATAATATAAGTAGTGATATTTTGAGACATTATGAAAAAATAGGTCTGATTATTCCAGATGCAAGAGATGAAAATGGATACAGATATTATTCTCAAAAACAGATATGGAAACTGAATAATATAAGAAATTTAAGAAATTTGGGAGTTGGCTTAAAAGAAATAACAGATTTTATGGAGGACAGAAGCTTAATAAAAACAAAAGAGGTAATAGATTTTCAGCTTATAAAAATAGAAGAAAAATTGAAAAGGCTTTCTGAATTAAAAAAAGAACTTGAAGATAAAAAAAAGAATATAGAATATTTTGAAGATTTTCAGGAATATGAAAAACCTGTATTAAGAGAGATAAATAAAAGATATATTCTGTATAAAAAGGGAAATTTTCACGAAGAATGGGAGATAGACTTTGAACTTAAAAAACTTAAAAAGAAACTTCCAGATGACAATGATTTTATTTTTACTGAAAGTGAAGTTGGAACTACTATTCTCAAAGAAAATTGGGAAAATAATAAATATCTTGATTACAGCAGTACATTTGTAATAACTGCTGATAAAACAGAAAATATAATAGAAGGAGGAATGTATCTTACTTTTGTATTTAAGGGAAGCTATGAAAAAGTAAGGGAGCATTATACTTTTTTAAAAAAGTATATAAAGGAAAATAATCTCACTGTGACAGGAGATATAATTGAAATCTACCATATAGAGATACATATTACCGATAATATAAATGAATATGTCACTGAAATTCAGATACCTGTAAAAAAATAG